A genomic segment from Tuwongella immobilis encodes:
- a CDS encoding tetratricopeptide repeat protein, which translates to MKRWYARMALVVGMLVAANQVTAKQVSPLETALTQAYEAVKSKDADGAMKAAQEALKLDPKSGPAHYLRAEAFALLRKHAESIADYTKALELEPTLIIAVDHRGDAKLKAGDVNGAISDFEKYIKARPTSYSSHWRYGIANYYAGRYAEGAKQFKAGEVVYGNDVENVFWHFLCTARLDGVEKARAGLLKVTPDERIPMMEIYALLQGRSTPEKVIAVASDPKLPEQGKQERMFYTHLYLGLYLEAIGKPEEAKAELTKADGIPISHYMWDIAHLHVQRLNAKK; encoded by the coding sequence ATGAAGCGTTGGTATGCTCGGATGGCGCTGGTGGTCGGGATGCTGGTGGCCGCGAACCAGGTCACCGCGAAGCAGGTGAGTCCGCTGGAAACGGCACTGACGCAAGCGTATGAAGCCGTGAAATCGAAGGATGCGGATGGGGCCATGAAGGCGGCTCAGGAAGCGCTGAAACTGGATCCCAAGAGTGGGCCGGCGCATTATCTCCGGGCGGAAGCCTTTGCGCTGCTCCGCAAACATGCCGAATCGATTGCCGATTACACGAAGGCTCTGGAACTGGAACCCACGCTCATCATCGCAGTCGATCATCGCGGCGATGCCAAGCTAAAAGCGGGTGACGTGAACGGAGCAATCAGCGACTTTGAGAAATACATCAAAGCGCGGCCCACTTCGTATTCCAGCCATTGGCGGTATGGCATCGCCAATTATTACGCTGGGCGGTACGCCGAGGGTGCGAAGCAGTTCAAGGCGGGCGAGGTGGTGTACGGGAACGATGTTGAGAACGTCTTCTGGCACTTTCTCTGCACGGCTCGGTTGGATGGCGTCGAAAAGGCGCGGGCAGGATTGCTGAAGGTCACGCCGGATGAGCGGATTCCGATGATGGAAATTTACGCTCTCTTACAAGGCCGAAGCACCCCGGAAAAGGTGATCGCCGTCGCCAGCGATCCCAAACTCCCCGAGCAAGGCAAACAAGAGCGGATGTTCTACACGCACTTGTATTTGGGGCTGTATCTGGAAGCCATCGGCAAGCCGGAAGAGGCCAAGGCCGAACTCACGAAAGCCGACGGCATTCCCATTAGTCATTACATGTGGGACATTGCCCATTTGCATGTGCAGCGGCTCAATGCCAAGAAATGA
- a CDS encoding polymorphic toxin-type HINT domain-containing protein produces the protein MHDEVKKKTGTNALTTLRTLQIALQNALEKVRDNIINHHACSVFGVGCFAAGTKLWTPDGYRTVETLQPGDLVYSRDEHDPHAPIEARVIEEIFTRYTRVLHLTVAGETIRTTGEHPFWSDRSERGLGWAKASELVAGDRLFAASGEWLTIDAAEETADDEVVYNCRVAEWHTYFVGDDGWGWAVWAHNVICGFRETVEAQNASYNRSADEPTVTDPADILLKKEWDRRTMPLAGSSSDKSTLAYIQIEGESYDPIFASNSEPLYYSFPTVTSGDVPPGQGVNNAARYHAEIKTLIKALNDGISLNGKSLVIFTDRDPCSYCDKGRGIENAARILGAVSITIWCPSGKIGPITL, from the coding sequence TTGCACGATGAAGTCAAGAAGAAGACGGGCACCAACGCATTGACAACACTCCGGACGCTGCAAATTGCGTTGCAGAATGCCCTGGAGAAGGTGCGTGACAACATCATTAACCATCACGCCTGCAGCGTCTTCGGTGTGGGCTGCTTCGCCGCTGGCACCAAGCTCTGGACGCCCGATGGCTACCGCACCGTCGAAACGCTGCAGCCCGGCGACTTGGTTTACTCGCGCGATGAACACGATCCGCACGCCCCGATCGAAGCCCGCGTCATCGAGGAGATCTTCACGCGCTACACCCGCGTGCTGCATCTCACCGTCGCCGGCGAGACGATCCGCACCACTGGTGAGCACCCCTTCTGGAGCGACCGCAGCGAACGCGGTCTGGGCTGGGCGAAGGCGAGCGAACTCGTCGCCGGTGATCGACTGTTCGCAGCAAGTGGCGAATGGCTCACCATCGACGCTGCCGAGGAAACCGCCGATGATGAGGTCGTCTACAACTGCCGCGTCGCAGAGTGGCACACATACTTCGTCGGCGATGACGGCTGGGGCTGGGCCGTCTGGGCGCATAATGTTATTTGTGGATTTCGAGAAACAGTCGAAGCTCAGAATGCGTCCTATAATCGCTCAGCCGATGAACCTACAGTCACGGATCCAGCAGATATATTGCTCAAAAAAGAATGGGATAGAAGAACTATGCCACTCGCTGGTAGCTCAAGTGACAAATCGACATTAGCGTATATTCAAATAGAAGGCGAATCGTATGATCCAATTTTCGCATCGAACAGCGAACCGCTTTACTATTCATTCCCGACAGTTACTTCTGGTGATGTACCTCCGGGGCAAGGAGTAAATAATGCAGCTCGATATCATGCGGAAATCAAGACTCTTATCAAGGCGTTAAATGACGGGATCAGTTTGAACGGGAAGTCGCTTGTGATATTCACAGATCGAGACCCATGCAGTTATTGTGACAAGGGTCGTGGTATTGAAAATGCTGCACGCATCCTAGGGGCTGTAAGCATCACGATTTGGTGTCCGAGCGGCAAAATTGGACCGATTACTCTGTAG
- a CDS encoding ABC transporter permease, with amino-acid sequence MSDTWRWRWAMLPAAGLLIGGVLLPILLTIRISVAQTEAGTWDTPSGWTMRYHAELLSESSGRALILGTLLRGIGIAIGTLLVALPVALWLAEQSPRVRGIAVLVILLPKLVSALVLVIGLMWLLGPGGPLNSGLMLLGVIADPLPLTNGPAGAMLVEMLLLFPYAALMLTLGRSRIDPLGIQAARSLGATPRQVLWRVILPQMGPMIRITSVLMLIWATGAILGPWFFGRPTDWGLAVEVQRQLFERLQLPRAAAAAVWMLILVGTAALGLWQRPVRRSMPRN; translated from the coding sequence ATGAGCGATACCTGGCGGTGGCGCTGGGCGATGCTGCCGGCGGCGGGCTTGTTGATCGGCGGAGTGCTGCTGCCAATCCTGCTCACCATCCGCATCAGCGTTGCGCAAACGGAAGCAGGAACTTGGGATACGCCCAGCGGATGGACCATGCGCTACCACGCGGAACTGCTCTCGGAATCGAGCGGACGAGCCTTGATTCTCGGCACGCTGCTGCGCGGAATTGGCATCGCGATTGGCACCTTGCTGGTGGCGTTGCCGGTGGCGCTCTGGCTGGCGGAACAGTCGCCACGCGTTCGCGGAATCGCCGTGCTGGTGATTTTGCTGCCGAAATTGGTCAGCGCGCTGGTGCTGGTGATCGGCCTGATGTGGCTGTTGGGGCCAGGCGGGCCGCTGAATTCCGGGCTGATGCTGCTGGGAGTGATCGCCGATCCGCTGCCGCTGACCAATGGGCCGGCGGGGGCGATGCTGGTCGAAATGCTGCTGCTGTTTCCCTATGCCGCGCTGATGCTGACGTTGGGACGCAGTCGGATTGATCCGCTAGGCATTCAGGCCGCTCGCAGTCTAGGGGCAACTCCACGGCAGGTGTTGTGGCGGGTGATTCTGCCGCAGATGGGGCCAATGATTCGCATCACCAGCGTTCTAATGCTCATTTGGGCGACCGGAGCGATTCTGGGGCCGTGGTTCTTTGGTCGGCCAACCGATTGGGGGCTGGCCGTGGAAGTGCAGCGGCAACTCTTTGAGCGGCTGCAACTTCCGCGAGCGGCGGCGGCGGCGGTCTGGATGCTGATTCTCGTGGGCACGGCCGCACTGGGACTTTGGCAGCGACCCGTGCGGCGTTCCATGCCCCGAAATTGA
- a CDS encoding glycoside hydrolase family 17 protein produces the protein MNRLFWLGWIAVFGLSLGDGSRANAQVDARNPLFAYLTQVDAPKMITYTPSELDPRQPANQGRLATSSIRKDLTALRPVFDGLVLYGYHEACTPRVVALAAELKFKAVILAIWDPKSTAEVDGVADLAKQFAGELAIGILVGNEGITFKRYETDDIRIAASRLRSKLPKSIPLSTSEPLVGYGNAFIAEFGDFLAPNIHPVFDREAFAAADAANWAREEATKLAKRTKKPVLLKETGFPHGGKPAYTAQSQAEFWTAYLKPGRFSPGTDGAWVFTGVAFDSFDMPWKTQESGLPIEQFWGLFSKNREPFPALTSWKSAPARP, from the coding sequence ATGAATCGACTGTTTTGGCTGGGTTGGATCGCGGTGTTCGGTCTGTCGCTGGGCGATGGTTCCCGGGCGAATGCGCAGGTGGATGCCCGCAATCCGTTGTTTGCGTATTTGACCCAAGTCGATGCGCCGAAAATGATTACGTACACTCCGTCTGAACTCGATCCGCGTCAGCCAGCGAATCAAGGTCGGCTGGCGACCAGCTCCATTCGCAAAGATTTGACCGCGCTGCGGCCCGTGTTCGATGGTCTGGTGCTGTACGGGTATCACGAAGCCTGCACGCCGCGCGTGGTGGCGTTGGCCGCGGAGCTGAAATTCAAGGCGGTGATTCTGGCGATTTGGGATCCGAAATCGACCGCCGAGGTGGACGGTGTCGCGGATCTGGCCAAACAGTTTGCCGGGGAGCTGGCGATTGGCATTCTGGTGGGAAATGAAGGGATTACCTTCAAACGGTACGAAACCGATGATATTCGCATCGCGGCCAGCCGATTGCGATCGAAGCTGCCCAAGTCGATTCCGCTCTCCACGAGTGAGCCGCTGGTGGGGTATGGGAATGCGTTCATTGCGGAATTCGGGGATTTTCTCGCGCCGAATATCCACCCGGTGTTCGATCGGGAAGCATTTGCGGCGGCGGACGCGGCGAATTGGGCCCGTGAGGAAGCCACGAAGTTGGCCAAACGCACGAAGAAGCCCGTGCTGCTGAAGGAAACGGGGTTCCCCCATGGTGGGAAACCCGCGTATACCGCGCAATCGCAGGCGGAATTTTGGACCGCCTATTTGAAGCCAGGCCGATTCTCGCCCGGAACCGATGGGGCGTGGGTGTTCACGGGCGTGGCCTTCGATTCGTTCGATATGCCATGGAAAACCCAAGAATCGGGCCTGCCAATCGAGCAATTCTGGGGACTATTCTCCAAGAACCGCGAACCATTCCCCGCATTGACAAGCTGGAAATCGGCACCCGCTCGCCCGTGA
- a CDS encoding EF-hand domain-containing protein has protein sequence MNRNRWIALLIVSIPVLFLLGHPWVARGDEVADRFRELDANQDGFLDNDELKKNVFIRSLLRGSDFNQDGKISLDEVRTHLRTRQRNAAKAKSDAAPESAAPSPIWEAARAVPPAAAGIGRMLPDVALADIAGKSVRLHDSLGQAGLVIAFTNTSCPICKKYGPTWQTLEPKLRDAGYAVVYVNPTMNETPEAMAAFRKQHALQGAYLHDAKSELAKQLAASTTAEVFLFDAKRTLVYRGAVDDQYGLGYARNEAKQNYLLEAIADLKKNRPLELAATTAPGCDLDTAGPLPRATNVTYHNRISRIMQTHCIECHHTGGVGPFRLDRYEDVVSHAGMIRKVLKNGTMPPWFATALPDDEPHRWANDRSVPDADREDLLNWLASNRPQGNPADAPAPKSFDTGWMIGKPDAVYQFAKPVAVQANGFMPYQNVVVDTNLTEDRWVKAVEVRPSAREVVHHVLVFVITPGKRLDADERSGYFAIYVPGQSRLSYPDGQAKKIPKGARLLFQMHYTPNGTATEDRTEIGLIFADKTPEYEVMVAGVSNTGIRIPPNAGNHPEIASRDFPMNATITGFLPHMHLRGKAFRYEIIPPGKSPQTVLDIPRYDFNWQLYYRLASPMAVSIGTTVKATGWFDNSAKNPANPDPGKTVFWGPQTVDEMMLGYVEFLVPVDTTDAAKLKPSDADADAGVLFKRVDANQDGSINREEFDSFVRQLPKFKDNPEAMAKLFQRLDTNQDQKISPAELAKVRQ, from the coding sequence ATGAATCGCAATCGTTGGATCGCTCTGCTGATCGTCTCGATTCCTGTGTTGTTCCTTCTCGGACACCCCTGGGTGGCTCGCGGCGACGAAGTTGCCGACCGATTCCGAGAATTGGACGCCAACCAAGACGGTTTCCTGGACAACGACGAATTGAAGAAAAACGTCTTCATTCGTTCGCTGCTTCGCGGGTCTGACTTCAATCAAGATGGAAAAATCTCACTGGACGAAGTTCGCACGCACCTGCGAACCCGCCAACGCAATGCCGCGAAAGCCAAATCGGATGCCGCCCCCGAATCCGCCGCCCCATCGCCGATCTGGGAAGCCGCCCGCGCGGTGCCCCCTGCCGCTGCCGGAATCGGTCGCATGCTGCCCGATGTCGCGCTTGCCGATATCGCTGGCAAATCGGTACGGTTGCACGATTCGCTCGGCCAAGCCGGTCTGGTGATCGCATTCACCAACACCAGTTGCCCCATCTGCAAGAAGTACGGCCCCACCTGGCAAACGCTCGAACCCAAACTGCGCGATGCCGGCTATGCGGTGGTGTATGTCAATCCGACAATGAACGAAACGCCTGAAGCAATGGCCGCGTTCCGCAAACAGCACGCGCTGCAAGGGGCGTATCTGCACGATGCCAAGAGTGAACTGGCCAAACAACTCGCGGCCAGCACCACCGCCGAAGTCTTCCTGTTCGATGCCAAGCGCACGCTCGTCTATCGTGGTGCCGTCGATGACCAATACGGGTTGGGCTACGCACGCAATGAAGCCAAGCAGAATTATCTGCTGGAAGCCATCGCGGATCTGAAGAAGAATCGCCCGCTGGAATTGGCCGCGACCACGGCACCGGGCTGCGACCTGGACACCGCCGGTCCCCTGCCTCGGGCCACGAATGTCACGTATCACAATCGCATCTCCCGCATCATGCAAACGCATTGCATCGAATGCCATCACACGGGCGGAGTCGGCCCGTTCCGATTGGATCGGTACGAAGACGTCGTTTCGCATGCCGGGATGATTCGCAAGGTGCTGAAGAATGGGACGATGCCGCCATGGTTTGCCACCGCGTTGCCGGACGATGAGCCGCACCGCTGGGCAAATGATCGCAGTGTGCCCGATGCCGACCGAGAAGACCTGCTCAACTGGCTGGCCAGCAATCGTCCGCAAGGCAATCCCGCCGATGCCCCGGCACCGAAATCGTTCGACACCGGTTGGATGATCGGCAAACCCGACGCCGTCTATCAATTCGCCAAGCCGGTTGCCGTGCAAGCCAACGGATTTATGCCGTATCAGAATGTCGTCGTGGATACGAATCTGACCGAAGATCGCTGGGTGAAGGCCGTGGAAGTGCGCCCCTCTGCCCGAGAGGTGGTGCATCATGTTCTGGTGTTTGTCATCACGCCTGGCAAACGTCTGGACGCCGATGAACGCTCCGGATACTTCGCCATCTACGTCCCCGGTCAAAGTCGGCTCAGCTACCCCGATGGGCAAGCGAAGAAAATTCCGAAGGGCGCTCGCCTGCTGTTCCAAATGCACTACACCCCCAACGGAACCGCAACCGAAGACCGAACCGAAATCGGCCTGATCTTCGCCGACAAAACGCCCGAATACGAAGTCATGGTCGCCGGCGTCTCGAATACTGGCATCCGCATTCCGCCCAATGCTGGCAATCACCCGGAAATCGCCAGCCGCGACTTCCCCATGAACGCCACCATCACCGGCTTCTTGCCGCACATGCACCTGCGTGGCAAAGCCTTCCGTTACGAAATCATCCCGCCCGGAAAATCGCCCCAAACCGTGCTCGATATTCCGCGGTACGATTTCAACTGGCAACTCTACTACCGACTCGCCTCGCCCATGGCCGTATCCATCGGCACCACCGTCAAAGCCACCGGCTGGTTCGACAATAGCGCCAAGAACCCCGCAAACCCCGACCCCGGCAAAACCGTCTTCTGGGGCCCGCAAACCGTCGATGAAATGATGCTTGGCTACGTCGAATTCCTCGTGCCGGTCGATACCACCGATGCCGCCAAACTCAAACCGTCGGATGCCGATGCAGATGCTGGTGTCCTCTTCAAACGCGTCGATGCCAACCAAGACGGCAGCATCAACCGCGAGGAATTCGATTCCTTCGTCCGTCAACTCCCCAAATTCAAAGACAACCCCGAAGCGATGGCCAAACTCTTCCAACGCCTCGATACCAACCAAGACCAAAAAATCTCCCCCGCCGAACTCGCCAAAGTCCGCCAATAA
- a CDS encoding Hint domain-containing protein produces the protein MRDNIINHHACSVFGVGCFAAGTKLWTPDGYRAVETLQPGDLVYSRDEHDPHAPIEARVIKQIFTLSTQVLHLTVAGDRLLTAAGGCLTIDAVSRLHRKMIGVKIRFAKGTMFPWPWANVRGPSPTSGARH, from the coding sequence GTGCGTGACAACATCATCAACCATCACGCCTGCAGCGTCTTCGGTGTGGGCTGTTTCGCCGCTGGCACCAAGCTCTGGACGCCGGATGGCTACCGTGCAGTCGAAACGCTGCAGCCCGGCGACTTGGTTTACTCGCGCGATGAGCACGATCCGCACGCCCCGATCGAAGCCCGCGTCATTAAGCAGATCTTCACGCTCTCCACCCAAGTGCTGCACCTCACCGTCGCTGGCGATCGACTGCTGACGGCCGCCGGCGGATGTCTGACGATTGACGCAGTCAGCCGATTGCATCGGAAAATGATTGGAGTGAAGATAAGGTTTGCCAAGGGGACTATGTTCCCTTGGCCGTGGGCCAACGTCAGAGGCCCGTCACCAACGTCAGGGGCCCGCCACTAA
- a CDS encoding 5'-methylthioadenosine/S-adenosylhomocysteine nucleosidase family protein has product MNELECDILIFFATTTEKEQLEHVASELGIPFQKKKDSRLGRYYHMGVIGSNRVRAVQTKMGSFFHQASASQAIRFLNATSAKSIIQVGMAFGIDRSIQNYGDVLVSEWIFPYDYRIVEHCAGNEHQPESYRNVYQKANRFVAKEQLVTMLTNASLKDESLRVHSGGLLSGGARIRSQRFLRDLLEDVTDNNPPGGYIGGEMEGVGLLAACDSNDPIWVVVKGISDFADDSQQANVKQYRETACRNAAMLVLRAIQGLEQSADEMET; this is encoded by the coding sequence GTGAATGAACTCGAATGCGACATTTTGATTTTCTTCGCCACGACCACCGAAAAAGAGCAATTGGAGCATGTGGCCAGCGAGCTCGGTATCCCGTTTCAGAAAAAGAAAGACAGCCGTCTGGGACGGTACTACCACATGGGAGTCATTGGCTCGAATCGAGTTCGAGCAGTGCAAACCAAAATGGGATCGTTTTTCCACCAGGCTTCGGCTTCCCAAGCGATCCGTTTTCTCAATGCGACCTCGGCGAAATCGATTATTCAAGTGGGCATGGCTTTCGGGATCGATCGGAGTATTCAAAACTACGGAGATGTGCTCGTTTCCGAATGGATTTTCCCCTACGATTATCGCATCGTTGAACATTGTGCAGGGAATGAACATCAGCCAGAGTCGTATCGGAATGTTTACCAGAAGGCCAACCGGTTTGTGGCGAAGGAACAACTGGTGACGATGCTGACAAATGCGTCGCTCAAAGACGAATCGCTCCGGGTGCATTCTGGCGGTTTGTTGTCGGGAGGAGCTCGGATTCGCAGTCAGCGATTTTTGCGGGATCTCTTGGAGGATGTGACCGACAACAACCCGCCCGGCGGTTATATTGGCGGTGAGATGGAAGGGGTCGGATTGCTCGCGGCTTGTGATTCCAACGATCCGATCTGGGTGGTGGTGAAGGGAATCTCAGATTTTGCCGATGACTCGCAGCAAGCCAACGTAAAGCAGTATCGGGAAACCGCTTGTCGAAATGCGGCGATGTTGGTGTTGCGTGCGATTCAAGGCTTGGAACAGTCCGCTGATGAGATGGAGACGTGA
- a CDS encoding DUF7668 domain-containing protein produces the protein MSIPLEAVLKLHDTIRVLVREDFELLEADGRAGRLTASQLREAIHRYGRHLVDVPIEEIIKSHFYLLEGVKQKSWIIEVDLWTTEEGKSDLTLSVLVTMSSINDIQLEITDLHVL, from the coding sequence GTGTCAATTCCACTCGAAGCGGTTTTGAAGCTGCATGATACCATCAGAGTCCTTGTTCGAGAAGATTTCGAACTATTGGAGGCTGACGGGCGGGCGGGGCGGCTGACAGCAAGCCAGTTGCGTGAAGCAATCCACAGGTATGGAAGACATTTGGTTGATGTGCCGATAGAGGAAATCATCAAGTCTCATTTCTATCTACTTGAGGGAGTAAAACAAAAATCCTGGATAATTGAAGTTGATCTTTGGACTACAGAGGAGGGAAAAAGTGATCTAACCCTCAGTGTCTTGGTTACTATGTCGAGCATTAATGATATCCAATTAGAGATTACAGATCTACATGTTTTGTGA
- a CDS encoding TIGR02996 domain-containing protein, which yields MDEATFLQSILNAPQDDYPRLMYADWLEEHDQYDRAELIRVQIALEGLDIDAPNRADLEDRQHDLLSGGAARRPASLPISVQIRHTRGLPGEVSLHLDEFFADPKAIWQIGPIHALELIGTSRQDFLSGRTSGILLGDLVRLMSQFVRLPELQRLQRLSFQGLPLTDEGLTILCESPHLTQLTELRLANARVSTEGILTLMRSPIFQRLHTLELRQNPLGDSGLASIATRRELEQLRALRLWTCNLSEDGCAALAASPFLTGIRELQVRDPIGDAGLAALLAAPSMRNLQQLSIAWSNIGPEGIRALAQSRVLGQLQSLSLVGHRLDTESIAALTGSGQMRPMRRLELSQLELPPEAALVIANEPTLAGLRELNLTVNRLGFPGAQAIANSPYLNRLLRLWLSDNGIGTPGWSVLRDRFGRRLAF from the coding sequence ATGGACGAAGCAACCTTTCTACAGAGCATTCTCAACGCCCCGCAGGATGATTATCCCCGGCTGATGTACGCCGATTGGTTGGAAGAACACGACCAATACGACCGGGCCGAGCTGATTCGCGTGCAAATTGCGCTAGAGGGGTTGGATATTGATGCCCCAAATCGAGCGGATTTGGAAGACCGTCAGCACGATCTGCTCAGCGGTGGAGCGGCGCGTCGGCCGGCATCGCTGCCCATTTCCGTGCAGATCCGCCACACGCGCGGGCTGCCCGGCGAAGTCTCGCTGCATTTGGACGAATTCTTCGCCGATCCGAAGGCCATCTGGCAAATCGGCCCCATTCATGCCCTGGAATTGATCGGCACCAGTCGGCAGGATTTCCTAAGCGGTCGCACCAGCGGGATTCTCTTGGGCGATCTGGTGCGCCTGATGTCGCAATTCGTGCGATTGCCGGAACTCCAACGCCTGCAACGACTTTCCTTCCAGGGATTGCCGTTGACCGACGAAGGATTGACGATCTTATGCGAATCGCCACATCTGACGCAATTGACCGAGTTGCGATTGGCCAATGCCCGCGTGAGCACCGAAGGCATTCTCACACTGATGCGATCGCCGATCTTTCAACGCCTGCACACGTTGGAACTGCGGCAAAATCCGCTGGGCGACTCCGGACTCGCCAGCATCGCCACGCGACGCGAATTGGAACAACTGCGAGCCTTGCGATTGTGGACGTGCAACCTCTCGGAAGACGGCTGCGCAGCGCTGGCGGCATCGCCGTTTCTGACTGGCATCCGCGAACTGCAAGTGCGTGACCCGATTGGCGATGCGGGATTGGCCGCCCTGTTGGCCGCGCCAAGCATGCGGAATTTGCAGCAACTCAGCATCGCCTGGAGCAACATTGGCCCCGAGGGGATTCGCGCGCTGGCGCAATCCCGCGTGTTGGGCCAACTGCAAAGCCTGTCGCTGGTGGGACATCGGCTCGACACGGAATCGATCGCCGCGCTCACCGGCAGCGGGCAGATGCGACCGATGCGCCGATTGGAGCTATCGCAATTGGAGTTGCCCCCCGAGGCCGCTCTGGTGATCGCCAACGAACCGACGCTCGCCGGGCTGCGGGAACTCAACCTCACCGTCAATCGGTTGGGCTTTCCCGGAGCGCAGGCGATTGCCAATTCGCCCTACCTCAATCGTCTATTGCGGTTATGGCTCAGCGACAACGGCATTGGCACCCCCGGCTGGAGCGTGTTGCGGGATCGCTTCGGCCGACGACTCGCATTCTGA
- a CDS encoding polymorphic toxin-type HINT domain-containing protein, producing the protein MRTNGEHPFWSDRSERGLGWAKASELVAGDRLLAASGEWLTIDAAEETADDEVVYNCRVAEWHTYFVGDDAWGWAAWAHHAYIVLPSGTRIGTHNELNNAGIIDSHHIIQNAAVRDLPNYNRGQAPAIELAGPSTLIGSPHYLATREQDLPGGGTYAAERIVAERALAAAGINAAEIAVALQRADEYFIITLGITMDTVTRIPGNRR; encoded by the coding sequence ATCCGCACCAACGGCGAGCATCCCTTCTGGAGCGACCGCAGCGAACGCGGCCTCGGCTGGGCCAAAGCGAGCGAACTCGTCGCCGGCGATCGACTGCTCGCAGCAAGCGGCGAATGGCTCACCATCGACGCTGCCGAGGAAACCGCCGATGATGAGGTCGTCTACAACTGCCGAGTCGCGGAATGGCACACCTACTTCGTCGGCGATGACGCCTGGGGCTGGGCCGCCTGGGCGCATCATGCGTATATTGTGCTGCCAAGTGGTACTCGAATCGGTACACACAACGAGCTGAATAATGCTGGAATCATTGACAGTCATCACATTATACAGAACGCTGCTGTAAGAGATTTGCCAAATTACAATAGAGGCCAAGCTCCAGCAATCGAACTGGCGGGCCCCTCGACACTAATTGGTAGCCCTCACTACCTCGCCACGCGCGAGCAAGATCTGCCGGGTGGTGGTACATATGCTGCTGAGCGGATAGTAGCTGAAAGAGCACTGGCAGCTGCCGGTATTAATGCAGCGGAAATCGCAGTCGCGCTTCAGCGAGCCGATGAATACTTCATCATCACACTCGGGATCACAATGGACACGGTGACACGAATTCCTGGCAACAGACGCTGA